The DNA sequence CAATTTAACCTGAGTGGAAATGCGATGACATTTGAAGGATGGGTAAAAGTAAATGCTTTCAAAACAGGATTCCCTTATATTTCATCAGTAATGGGTATTGAAGTGGGAGATAATAACTCGGCAATGCTTCGTTTCGGAGATGGAAACCTGGCCAATAACAAACTTCAGTTTATATTGAGTTTCGGTTCATCTCAGGTGAAGCTTAACAGTAATACAGCATTTAATACCAATACATGGTACCATATTGCAGCCACTTATGACGGTGCAGCAATGAAGATTTATGTCAATGGAAACCTGGATGCAAGTTCAGCAGTGACGGGTAATTTCAATGCCAACGGTATTCTTTATCTGGGTAGAAATTATGATAATTCCCGTACAATCAATGGATTCCTGGATGAATTCAGAGTTTGGAAAAGAGCCTTAACTCCTCAGGAAATAGTAAGCAATAACTGTAATGTTCCTGCCAACTCCACAGGGCTTGAAGCCAACTGGAAAATGGATGAAGGAAGTGGTAATGGTGCCTTAGATGCTACAGCCAACACTCATTTTGCAACCCTGATCAATATGACAGATGCCAACTGGAGAACAGACGTTGCCTGCGCTTCATCTCTTGCCGTGAAAGATATTGAATCTGTTAAGGAGAACAGCGCAGTCTATCCGAATCCTGTGAAAAGAGGAAATGATATTCACTTTGCTATCAGCGATAACTCAGCAACTGAAGTGGCATTGTATGATACTTCAGGAAAATTGTTCAAAAAACAGAGTATTAATCAAAATAATAACGCAGTCAATACACAGGATTTAATCAGTGGTACTTATATTTACAAAATTACATCCTCAAACAGTAAAGTACTATCGACTGGTAAAGTGATTGTAAAGTAAGATTCAGATAATGAAATAGTTATCAGAATTAATAATATAAAGTCTGAAATACAAAGCAGACAGACAGGTTGTGTATTCCTGTTTGTCTGTTTTTTCAGTCAAAGGATGTTTGAATTTAAAATAATAAATAATGCAGAATATAGTAGGAATAGATATCGGAGGATCGCATATCACGCTGGCTCAGGTAGACCCGGAAAAACGTGAAATCATTTCATCCACTTATGTAAGAGAACACGTAGATGCTTTTGAAAACAAAGAAGTTATTTTCTCCGCATGGGTTTCGGCCATTCATAAAGCGGCCCATGATCTGGTAAAAGAAGATCTTTTAATTGGGATTGCAATGCCGGGGCCTTTCGATTATGAAAATGGAATATCACTGATGCAGCAGGGGAAATTCATCGATATCTATCAGGTAAATATCAAAGAAGAGCTGGCCAAAAGATTGTCTGTTTCTCAGGCACAGATTCATTTTGTAAATGATGCGGCAGCTTTCATGGAAGGTGAGGTATTCGGAGGATGTGCTCAGGGATTCAATAAAATTTTTGGTGTGACACTCGGTACAGGATTGGGAACAACCTTCTTCAATGGAGAATTTGCTACCGATGAAGACTTATGGGATTCTCCTTTTAAAAACTCTATCAGTGAAGATTATCTGGCAACACGATGGTTCGTGAATCGTTATAAAGAACTCACCGGAGAAGAAATTTCAGGGACTAAAGAATTGTTGGATAAACCAGCGGAAATACAAACCCAAATATTTGATGAATATGCAGATTCTTTCTCTGAATTTATTGTGAAATATGTAGACCATTACAAACCGGAAGTTTTAGTTATAGGAGGTAATATTGCCAAAGCTTATCCTTATTTTGAACAAAGATTTATTCAGAATTTAACAAAGAATAATATTAACTTGCAGGTTAAAATTTCTGCCATATTTGAAGATGCAGCCATTCTTGGAGCGGCCAGCTATGCATTAAAAAAGCTTATATAAATTAACAAACGAAACGATACAATGAAGTTTATATTTTCTACCTGCTTCCTGTTATTACAGGCCTGGGCCTTTGGTCAGAATGTATCTCCCGTAGATTATGTGAATCCTTTAATGGGAACGCAGTCCAAGCCTTCCTTATCCAACGGAAATACCTATCCGGCAGTCGGACTTCCCTGGGGAATGAATATCTGGACACCGCAGACCGGTAAAATGGGCGATGGATGGGCTTATACCTACGATGCAGATAAAATAAAAGGATTTAAACAAACGCATCAGCCTTCTCCGTGGATGAATGATTACGGCGCATTTGCCATCATGCCGGGAGTAGGGAAAGTGAAATTTAAAGAAGACGAAAGAGCAAGTTGGTTCAGCCACAAAGCTGAGGTTACAACTCCTTATTTCTATAGTGTATACCTTGCGGACATCAATGTAACTACAGAATTTACACCTACAGAAAGAGCTTCCTATTTTAAATTTGATTTTCCGAAAACAGACAGCGCTTACATCGTTGTAGATGCATTGAACAAAGGTTCTTACATCAAAATTTTACCTAAAGAAAGAAAAATCATTGGGTATACCACAAAATATTCTACCGGGAAATATGATAATTTTAAAAACTATTTCGTGGTTCAGTTTGATAAAGATTTTGAACTCACAAAAACCTGGAAAGATGATAAACTGGTTAATGACCAATTAGAAATTACCAGCGATCATACAGGAGCTGTCGTAGGTTTTAAACTTAAAAATAAAGAAACGGTTTATGCAAAAGTAGCCTCTTCATTCATTAGCTTTGAACAGGCAGAACTGAATCTGAAAAGAG is a window from the Chryseobacterium indologenes genome containing:
- a CDS encoding ROK family protein; the encoded protein is MQNIVGIDIGGSHITLAQVDPEKREIISSTYVREHVDAFENKEVIFSAWVSAIHKAAHDLVKEDLLIGIAMPGPFDYENGISLMQQGKFIDIYQVNIKEELAKRLSVSQAQIHFVNDAAAFMEGEVFGGCAQGFNKIFGVTLGTGLGTTFFNGEFATDEDLWDSPFKNSISEDYLATRWFVNRYKELTGEEISGTKELLDKPAEIQTQIFDEYADSFSEFIVKYVDHYKPEVLVIGGNIAKAYPYFEQRFIQNLTKNNINLQVKISAIFEDAAILGAASYALKKLI